In Elaeis guineensis isolate ETL-2024a chromosome 1, EG11, whole genome shotgun sequence, a genomic segment contains:
- the LOC105035748 gene encoding cation/H(+) antiporter 19, with the protein MASTNVNHACPAPMKATSNGSWQGENPLEASLPLAIVQICLVIAVTRSLAFLLRPLRQPRVIAEIIGGILLGPSALGRSETFLETFFPKNSLTVLDTLANIGLLYFLFLVGLELDLRAIRRTGKRALIIAIAGISLPFIMGIGTSFALRTTINKGVAEGPFLVFMGVALSITAFPVLARILAELKLLTTDIGRMAMSAAAVNDVAAWILLALAIALSGAGSMLVSLWVLLSGAAFVVAAALFLRPALAWMARRSPEGEPVKELYICATLVSVLACGFITDTIGIHALFGAFVVGIIVPKEGPFAGVLIEKVEDLISGLFLPLYFVSSGLKTNVATIKGGQSWGLLVLVITTACLGKIGGTVITSLLVNVPVREALTLGFLMNTKGLVELIVLNIGKDRKVLNDETFAILVLMALFTTFITTPLVMTIFKPARRAATPYKHRTIQRNDPDSEFRVLACFHGSRNIPTMINLVESSRGTRKRRLTVYAMHLMELSERSSAISMVHKARLNGLPFWNRKHNGDQLEVAFQAFQQLSNVTIRPMTAISDLYSMHEDIVTSAEQKRAALAVLPFHKIRQFDGSMDSVGHGYQLVNQRVLRYAPCSVGILVDRGLGGSAQVCASEVSYTVAVLYFGGRDDREALAYGARMAEHPGIELTVMQFVPQPGQHFVNPSSEGSMGRATDASERLADETCITEFQAKVMGANQSVKYLEKVVGGGKAEIVAAIRAMGKFNLFLVGHAPRVMPLTDKTDCPELGPVGSYLAQPEFSASVLVISQYDPTADASSLAEVTADIQDLPEPDTPAAQMDRSRH; encoded by the exons ATGGCGTCGACGAACGTGAACCATGCGTGCCCGGCGCCGATGAAGGCGACCTCGAACGGATCGTGGCAAGGGGAGAACCCGTTGGAAGCGTCTCTGCCGCTGGCCATCGTGCAGATCTGCCTCGTAATCGCCGTTACCCGATCCCTCGCATTCCTTCTCCGCCCCCTCCGCCAGCCCCGTGTTATTGCCGAGATCATT GGAGGGATCCTGTTGGGCCCATCGGCGCTGGGCCGCAGCGAAACGTTCCTGGAGACGTTCTTCCCCAAGAATAGCCTTACCGTGCTGGACACTCTCGCCAACATCGgcctcctctacttcctcttcctGGTAGGCCTCGAGCTCGATCTCCGTGCAATCCGCCGCACCGGCAAGCGCGCTCTCATCATCGCCATCGCCGGCATCTCCCTCCCCTTCATCATGGGCATCGGCACCTCCTTCGCCCTCCGCACCACCATCAACAAAGGCGTTGCTGAGGGCCCTTTCCTCGTCTTCATGGGCGTCGCCCTCTCCATCACCGCCTTCCCTGTTCTCGCCCGCATCCTTGCAGAGCTCAAGCTCCTCACCACCGACATCGGCCGCATGGCCATGTCCGCTGCCGCCGTCAACGACGTCGCCGCCTGGATCCTCCTCGCCCTCGCCATCGCCCTCTCCGGTGCCGGATCCATGCTCGTCTCCCTCTGGGTCCTCCTCTCTGGCGCCGCCTTCGTGGTGGCCGCCGCCCTCTTCCTCCGCCCCGCGCTAGCCTGGATGGCCCGCCGCTCCCCCGAGGGGGAGCCCGTCAAGGAGCTGTACATCTGCGCCACCCTCGTCTCCGTGCTGGCCTGCGGGTTCATCACCGACACCATCGGCATCCACGCCCTCTTTGGGGCCTTCGTGGTAGGGATCATCGTCCCCAAGGAGGGGCCCTTCGCCGGGGTGCTCATCGAAAAGGTGGAGGACCTCATCTCGGGGCTCTTCCTCCCTCTCTACTTCGTATCCAGTGGCCTCAAGACTAACGTGGCCACCATTAAGGGGGGCCAGTCCTGGGGCCTCCTCGTCCTCGTCATCACCACTGCTTGCCTCGGCAAGATCGGTGGCACCGTCATCACCTCCCTCCTCGTCAACGTCCCCGTCCGCGAGGCCCTCACCCTCGGCTTCCTCATGAACACCAAGGGCCTCGTCGAGCTTATCGTCCTCAACATCGGCAAGGACCGCAAG gtgCTCAACGATGAGACGTTCGCCATCCTGGTGCTGATGGCTCTGTTCACCACTTTCATCACCACCCCGTTGGTGATGACCATCTTCAAGCCGGCGCGGCGGGCTGCGACGCCGTACAAGCACCGTACCATCCAGCGCAACGACCCCGACAGCGAGTTCCGCGTGCTGGCCTGCTTCCACGGCAGCCGCAACATCCCCACCATGATCAACCTGGTGGAGTCGTCCCGCGGCACCCGGAAGCGCCGTCTCACCGTCTACGCCATGCACCTCATGGAGCTCTCCGAGCGCTCCTCCGCCATCTCCATGGTCCACAAGGCCCGCCTCAACGGTCTCCCCTTCTGGAACAGGAAGCACAACGGGGACCAGCTCGAGGTCGCCTTCCAGGCCTTCCAGCAGCTCAGCAACGTCACCATCCGCCCTATGACCGCCATCTCCGACCTCTACAGCATGCACGAGGACATCGTCACCAGCGCCGAGCAGAAGCGCGCCGCTCTCGCCGTCCTCCCCTTCCACAAGATCCGGCAGTTCGACGGCTCCATGGACTCGGTGGGCCACGGGTACCAGCTCGTCAACCAGCGCGTCCTCCGCTACGCCCCCTGCTCCGTCGGCATCCTCGTCGACCGCGGCCTGGGCGGCTCCGCGCAGGTCTGCGCCAGTGAGGTATCCTACACGGTGGCGGTGCTCTACTTCGGCGGTCGCGACGACCGCGAGGCCCTCGCCTACGGCGCCCGCATGGCGGAGCACCCGGGTATCGAGCTTACCGTCATGCAGTTCGTCCCCCAGCCAGGCCAGCACTTCGTGAACCCGAGCAGCGAAGGGAGCATGGGCCGGGCGACGGATGCAAGCGAGCGGCTGGCCGACGAGACGTGCATCACTGAGTTCCAGGCCAAGGTGATGGGGGCCAACCAGTCGGTCAAGTACTTGGAGAAGGTGGTCGGAGGAGGGAAGGCGGAGATAGTGGCGGCCATCAGGGCGATGGGGAAGTTCAACCTCTTCCTAGTCGGGCACGCGCCTCGCGTAATGCCGCTGACCGACAAGACCGACTGCCCGGAGCTGGGGCCCGTGGGGAGCTACCTGGCACAGCCCGAGTTCTCGGCGTCGGTCTTGGTGATCAGCCAGTACGATCCGACGGCCGACGCGTCCAGCCTGGCGGAGGTGACGGCGGACATACAGGACCTGCCGGAGCCCGACACGCCGGCGGCCCAGATGGACCGTTCCCGCCATTAA